One window from the genome of Salvelinus namaycush isolate Seneca chromosome 19, SaNama_1.0, whole genome shotgun sequence encodes:
- the LOC120064273 gene encoding LON peptidase N-terminal domain and RING finger protein 2-like, whose translation METGIQAHQFVHAVSSPRAAGICTEMLEVAAEATRAGDYDLAAEIYSSQLVDLQHPDRGICLLKADALAQAGRIAEALDSYCTAANIGKLRPDELQLLVVNIARTLREKELNIHGKAKSCHKSGNGDDDVEADTEAFEDEPLDLFSCRLCRCLLSEPTTMECGHTFCKHCLEKETVKDCIQCKHKLNKNDVQILPIGLRVNVILSSLLDKWFDSESKARRHWIEGEVSQKKHDYTDALEKYNKALELAPSVGRLLGQRAELHLESKNYSQAIQDAESLCRLNPLWPKAHYIKASALSKANRNDEALKEYFMCVALKPDWMMVKLEAQKVLSELFSSVFEKDGQPTPIHPLQGGPSTRLKPPALYGSLNPFTTPQKPGCSSQDLEFRVSKSSLCDGPSDSSKHPLSPSSEAEKPLLEDAKSLASVLAAPPGSLKRRHSGDGIAFSPPSKLLRPDEACSSSHLPAAYLWGRTVSSDLLDSRDMECSLCMRLFFEPVSTPCGHTFCLKCLERCLDHNPNCPLCKENLSEYLATRGFNKTLLMEEVLQRYLGDELAERKKVYEEEMKELANLNQEVPIFVCTMAFPTIPCPLHIFEPRYRLMIRRSMETGTKQFGMCIADELKGFADYGCMLEVRDVKFFPDGRSVVDTIGVSRFKVLSHGQRDGYNTAKIEYLEDKKVEGQELVELQKLYVSMYDQASGWFTSLKDNMTSQIISHFGHLPGKDPDPQGNPSGPAWAWWLLAVLPLDNRAQLTILAMPSLKDRLIAIRRVLIFVTRKRLR comes from the exons ATGGAGACGGGAATCCAAGCTCACCAGTTTGTCCACGCGGTATCCAGCCCTAGAGCAGCGGGTATATGCACTGAAATGCTCGAGGTGGCAGCGGAAGCAACCCGGGCAGGTGACTACGACCTTGCCGCGGAAATCTATAGCTCTCAGCTGGTGGACCTCCAGCATCCAGACCGGGGCATCTGTTTGCTCAAAGCTGACGCTCTTGCCCAGGCCGGGCGGATAGCGGAGGCGCTTGACTCGTACTGCACGGCGGCCAACATAGGCAAACTTCGGCCGGACGAATTGCAGCTTTTGGTTGTAAACATAGCACGGACTCTTCGCGAGAAGGAGCTAAACATTCATGGGAAGGCAAAGAGTTGTCATAAAAGTGGGAATGGAGACGATGATGTCGAGGCCGATACAGAGGCATTTGAGGACGAACCCCTGGACTTGTTTTCGTGCCGCCTTTGTAGGTGTTTACTGTCCGAACCAACCACCATGGAGTGCGGCCATACGTTTTGCAAACATTGTTTAGAAAAAGAAACTGTCAAAGACTGCATACAATgcaaacataaactgaacaaaaacGATGTACAGATCCTACCCATTGGGCTTAGAGTAAATGTCATCCTCAGTAGTTTGTTGGATAAATGGTTCGACTCTGAAAGTAAAGCCAGGAGGCATTGGATAGAAGGTGAGGTCTCACAGAAGAAGCACGACTACACAGATGCTTTGGAGAAGTACAACAAAGCCTTAGAACTGG CGCCATCTGTAGGTCGGCTACTGGGACAGCGTGCTGAGCTGCACTTGGAGAGTAAGAACTACAGCCAGGCCATCCAGGATGCAGAGAGCCTGTGTAGACTCAACCCTCTCTGGCCAAAG GCCCACTACATCAAGGCCTCAGCCCTGAGTAAAGCCAACCGCAACGATGAGGCCTTAAAGGAGTACTTCATGTGTGTGGCACTGAAACCTGATTGGATGATGGTGAAGCTGGAAGCCCAGAAG GTGCTTAGTGAGCTGTTCTCGTCGGTGTTTGAGAAGGATGGTCAGCCCACTCCCATACATCCTCTACAGGGTGGTCCCTCCACTCGCCTCAAGCCCCCCGCCCTGTACGGCTCTCTAAACCCCTTCACCACGCCACAGAAGCCTGGCTGCTCCTCACAG GACTTAGAGTTCAGAGTGAGTAAGAGTTCTTTGTGCGATGGTCCCTCAGACTCCTCCAAACATCCCCTGTCCCCCAGCAGTGAAGCTGAGAAGCCCTTGCTAGAAGACGCCAAGAGCCTGGCCAGTGTCCTGGCTGCCCCCCCAGGCAGCCTCAAGAGGAGACACAGTGGGGACGGCATAGCCTTCAGCCCTCCCTCCAAACTTCTCAGACCAGATGAAGCAtgctcctcctctcaccttcctgCTGCTTACCTCTGGGGAAGGACGGTGTCCTCAGACCTGCTCGACAGTAGAGATATGGAGTGCTCTCTCTGTATGAG GCTGTTCTTTGAGCCTGTCTCCACCCCCTGTGGACACACCTTCTGCCTCAAGTGTCTAGAGCGCTGTCTGGACCACAACCCCAACTGCCCTCTCTGCAAAGAGAACCTCTCCGAG TATCTGGCCACTAGAGGATTCAACAAGACCCTGCTGATGGAGGAAGTGCTGCAGCGTTACCTGGGAGATGAGCTGGCAGAGAGGAAGAAGGTCTACGAGGAGGAGATGAAGGAACTGGCAAA CTTGAACCAGGAAGTGCCGATCTTTGTGTGCACCATGGCCTTCCCCACCATCCCCTGTCCACTGCACATCTTCGAACCGCGCTACCGCCTCATGATCCGCCGCTCCATGGAGACCGGCACCAAACAGTTTGGCATGTGCATAGCTGACGAGTTGAAGGGTTTTGCTGATTACGGCTGCATGCTGGAGGTCCGGGACGTCAAGTTTTTTCCTGATGGGAGGTCTGTGGTCGACACCATCGGTGTGTCCCGCTTCAAAGTACTGAGCCACGGCCAGAGAGACGGATACAACACGGCCAAGATCGAGTACCTGGAGGATAAGAAG GTGGAGGGCCAGGAATTAGTGGAGCTGCAGAAGCTTTATGTCTCTATGTACGACCAGGCCAGCGGCTGGTTCACCTCCCTTAAAGACAACATGACGAGCCAGATAATCAGCCACTTTGGACACCTACCCGGGAAGGACCCTGACCCACAG ggTAATCCCAGTGGTCCAGCGTGGGCTTGGTGGCTGTTGGCTGTGCTGCCTCTTGACAACCGTGCCCAGCTCACAATCCTGGCCATGCCCTCCCTCAAGGACCGCCTCATTGCCATCCGCAGGGTCCTGATCTTTGTCACGCGCAAGAGACTCCGATGA